A genomic window from Populus alba chromosome 19, ASM523922v2, whole genome shotgun sequence includes:
- the LOC118036213 gene encoding B2 protein: MSIIKNNVSTGSSMWQPQHGIASANELQGWRTAASRLAFDSQLRKMEENQCANEDGCYRKSLFSDISVRNPATKMQQYPFDRQQEQLGNSKWYSYKTLPPAELLPRNEVMGGYIFVCNNETMQEDLRRQLFGLPHKYRDSVRAITPGLPLFLYNYTCHQLHGVFQAVSFGGSNIEPTAWEDKKCKGESRFPAQVRIGFKKKCKPLEEDAFRPILYHYDGPKFRLQLSVPEALALLDLFNQKEL, translated from the exons ATGTCAATAATCAAGAATAATGTCAGCACTGGAAGCTCAATGTGGCAGCCCCAGCATGGCATTGCTTCCGCGAATGAGCTTCAAGGATGGAGAACAGCTGCATCAAGGCTTGCTTTTGATAGTCAATTGAGAAAGATGGAGGAAAATCAATGCGCAAATGAAGATGGTTGCTACAGGAAATCTCTATTCAGTGACATATCGGTGAGGAATCCGGCAACTAAAATGCAGCAATACCCTTTCGATAGACAGCAAGAACAGCTCGGTAATTCCAAGTGGTACAGCTACAAGACACTTCCCCCAGCTGAACTGCTCCCAAGAAATGAAGTCATGGGAGGTTACATCTTCGTGTGCAACAACGAGACCATGCAAGAGGATCTCCGGCGCCAGCTCTTCG GGCTTCCACACAAGTACAGGGACTCTGTCAGGGCCATAACACCAGGCTTACCCCTTTTCCTTTATAACTACACATGCCATCAGCTACATGGAGTGTTCCAG GCTGTGAGCTTCGGTGGGTCAAACATAGAACCGACTGCTTGGGAAGACAAGAAGTGTAAAGGGGAATCAAGATTTCCAGCTCAG GTTAGAATTGGATTCAAGAAGAAATGCAAGCCTTTGGAAGAAGATGCTTTCAGACCAATTTTATACCACTACGATGGCCCCAAGTTCCGATTACAACTCTCTGTGCCGGAG GCGCTTGCATTACTAGACTTGTTCAATCAGAAGGAGCTTTGA
- the LOC118036214 gene encoding vacuolar protein sorting-associated protein 9A isoform X1, translating to MDTAASQSSSSSSSIMFYDFLDKMRNPASLNLVKSIKSFIVSFQFSSPNPENDSKRVQEFFSTMEAAIMEHPLWAGATDDEFDCSMEGLEKYIMTKLFSRTFAISPEDVKIDQEISEKIHLLQSFLRPEHLDIPPFLQNEASWLLAEKELQKINAFRAPREKLHCIMSCCRIINNLLLNASMSENHVLGGADDFLPVLIYVTIKANPPQLHSNLKYIQLYRRQEKMISEPAYYFTNLVSAKSFIVQLDAKSLSMDEIEFEEGMQAAKLDSKVSQLEALQAQTDPIPSTRMHGMKSKIDGRSNYPYMEAEPGELTVEDVERLLSLYKDVVTKYSSLCRAVRRPSATRTGPSLPIPKGRDDILLQLEGQAQMIREEKAEVHKVKSFPVKSQ from the exons ATGGACACTGCAGCGAGTCAatcatcgtcatcgtcatcgtcaattatgttttatgattttcttgatAAAATGCGAAATCCTGCTTCTCTCAATCTAGTCAAATccattaaaag CTTCATTGTATCATTCCAATTTTCTTCTCCCAACCCTGAAAATGATAGCAAAAGGGTACAAGAGTTTTTCTCAACAATGGAAGCAGCTATCATGGAACATCCATTATGGGCTGGTGCCACTGATGATGAATTTGATTGCTCAATGGAG GGACTGGAGAAATACATCATGACGAAATTGTTCTCCCGAACATTTGCTATTTCTCCCGAAGATGTGAAGATTGACCAAGAGATCTCTGAGAAGATACACTTGTTGCAATCCTTTTTACGGCCTGAGCATTTGGATATTCCTCCATTTCTTCAGAATGAAGCTTCATGGCTG CTTGCAGAAAAGGAATTGCAGAAGATCAATGCTTTCAGAGCTCCTCGTGAGAAGCTTCACTGTATTATGAGTTGCTGCAGGATCATCAACAATTTGCTGCTTAATGCATCAATGTCAGAAAATCATGTACTAGGAGGGGCTGATGACTTTCTTCCTGTTCTTATATATGTCACAATCAAG GCCAATCCTCCTCAGTTGCATTCAAACCTCAAATACATCCAATTGTACAGGAGGCAAGAAAAAATGATATCCGAACCAGCTTATTATTTCACGAATCTTGTCTCAGCCAAGTCCTTTATTGTCCAGTTAGATGCCAAATCTCTTTctatggatgaaattgaatttgaagAGGGCATGCAAGCAGCCAAGTTGGACAGCAAGGTATCACAATTAGAAGCTTTACAGGCACAGACAGATCCTATTCCTTCTACAAGAATGCATGGCATGAAATCAAAGATAGATG GCAGATCAAATTATCCATATATGGAAGCTGAGCCTGGTGAACTGACTGTTGAAGATGTGGAAAGATTGCTGAGTCTGTACAAAGATGTGGTTACAAAGTACTCTAGCCTCTGCAGAGCTGTTAGGCGTCCCTCTGCAACCAGAACAGGACCATCCCTTCCTATTCCTAAAGGGAGAGATGACATTTTATTGCAACTTGAGGGACAAGCACAAATGATCCGAGAGGAGAAGGCAGAGGTACATAAAGTGAAATCTTTTCCTGTTAAAA GTCAGTGA
- the LOC118036214 gene encoding vacuolar protein sorting-associated protein 9A isoform X2, translating into MDTAASQSSSSSSSIMFYDFLDKMRNPASLNLVKSIKSFIVSFQFSSPNPENDSKRVQEFFSTMEAAIMEHPLWAGATDDEFDCSMEGLEKYIMTKLFSRTFAISPEDVKIDQEISEKIHLLQSFLRPEHLDIPPFLQNEASWLLAEKELQKINAFRAPREKLHCIMSCCRIINNLLLNASMSENHVLGGADDFLPVLIYVTIKANPPQLHSNLKYIQLYRRQEKMISEPAYYFTNLVSAKSFIVQLDAKSLSMDEIEFEEGMQAAKLDSKVSQLEALQAQTDPIPSTRMHGMKSKIDGRSNYPYMEAEPGELTVEDVERLLSLYKDVVTKYSSLCRAVRRPSATRTGPSLPIPKGRDDILLQLEGQAQMIREEKAEESHQNCQCQHT; encoded by the exons ATGGACACTGCAGCGAGTCAatcatcgtcatcgtcatcgtcaattatgttttatgattttcttgatAAAATGCGAAATCCTGCTTCTCTCAATCTAGTCAAATccattaaaag CTTCATTGTATCATTCCAATTTTCTTCTCCCAACCCTGAAAATGATAGCAAAAGGGTACAAGAGTTTTTCTCAACAATGGAAGCAGCTATCATGGAACATCCATTATGGGCTGGTGCCACTGATGATGAATTTGATTGCTCAATGGAG GGACTGGAGAAATACATCATGACGAAATTGTTCTCCCGAACATTTGCTATTTCTCCCGAAGATGTGAAGATTGACCAAGAGATCTCTGAGAAGATACACTTGTTGCAATCCTTTTTACGGCCTGAGCATTTGGATATTCCTCCATTTCTTCAGAATGAAGCTTCATGGCTG CTTGCAGAAAAGGAATTGCAGAAGATCAATGCTTTCAGAGCTCCTCGTGAGAAGCTTCACTGTATTATGAGTTGCTGCAGGATCATCAACAATTTGCTGCTTAATGCATCAATGTCAGAAAATCATGTACTAGGAGGGGCTGATGACTTTCTTCCTGTTCTTATATATGTCACAATCAAG GCCAATCCTCCTCAGTTGCATTCAAACCTCAAATACATCCAATTGTACAGGAGGCAAGAAAAAATGATATCCGAACCAGCTTATTATTTCACGAATCTTGTCTCAGCCAAGTCCTTTATTGTCCAGTTAGATGCCAAATCTCTTTctatggatgaaattgaatttgaagAGGGCATGCAAGCAGCCAAGTTGGACAGCAAGGTATCACAATTAGAAGCTTTACAGGCACAGACAGATCCTATTCCTTCTACAAGAATGCATGGCATGAAATCAAAGATAGATG GCAGATCAAATTATCCATATATGGAAGCTGAGCCTGGTGAACTGACTGTTGAAGATGTGGAAAGATTGCTGAGTCTGTACAAAGATGTGGTTACAAAGTACTCTAGCCTCTGCAGAGCTGTTAGGCGTCCCTCTGCAACCAGAACAGGACCATCCCTTCCTATTCCTAAAGGGAGAGATGACATTTTATTGCAACTTGAGGGACAAGCACAAATGATCCGAGAGGAGAAGGCAGAG GAATCTCATCAGAATTGTCAATGCCAGCACACCTAG
- the LOC118036214 gene encoding vacuolar protein sorting-associated protein 9A isoform X3, translating to MDTAASQSSSSSSSIMFYDFLDKMRNPASLNLVKSIKSFIVSFQFSSPNPENDSKRVQEFFSTMEAAIMEHPLWAGATDDEFDCSMEGLEKYIMTKLFSRTFAISPEDVKIDQEISEKIHLLQSFLRPEHLDIPPFLQNEASWLLAEKELQKINAFRAPREKLHCIMSCCRIINNLLLNASMSENHVLGGADDFLPVLIYVTIKANPPQLHSNLKYIQLYRRQEKMISEPAYYFTNLVSAKSFIVQLDAKSLSMDEIEFEEGMQAAKLDSKVSQLEALQAQTDPIPSTRMHGMKSKIDGRSNYPYMEAEPGELTVEDVERLLSLYKDVVTKYSSLCRAVRRPSATRTGPSLPIPKGRDDILLQLEGQAQMIREEKAEVSDTPKGC from the exons ATGGACACTGCAGCGAGTCAatcatcgtcatcgtcatcgtcaattatgttttatgattttcttgatAAAATGCGAAATCCTGCTTCTCTCAATCTAGTCAAATccattaaaag CTTCATTGTATCATTCCAATTTTCTTCTCCCAACCCTGAAAATGATAGCAAAAGGGTACAAGAGTTTTTCTCAACAATGGAAGCAGCTATCATGGAACATCCATTATGGGCTGGTGCCACTGATGATGAATTTGATTGCTCAATGGAG GGACTGGAGAAATACATCATGACGAAATTGTTCTCCCGAACATTTGCTATTTCTCCCGAAGATGTGAAGATTGACCAAGAGATCTCTGAGAAGATACACTTGTTGCAATCCTTTTTACGGCCTGAGCATTTGGATATTCCTCCATTTCTTCAGAATGAAGCTTCATGGCTG CTTGCAGAAAAGGAATTGCAGAAGATCAATGCTTTCAGAGCTCCTCGTGAGAAGCTTCACTGTATTATGAGTTGCTGCAGGATCATCAACAATTTGCTGCTTAATGCATCAATGTCAGAAAATCATGTACTAGGAGGGGCTGATGACTTTCTTCCTGTTCTTATATATGTCACAATCAAG GCCAATCCTCCTCAGTTGCATTCAAACCTCAAATACATCCAATTGTACAGGAGGCAAGAAAAAATGATATCCGAACCAGCTTATTATTTCACGAATCTTGTCTCAGCCAAGTCCTTTATTGTCCAGTTAGATGCCAAATCTCTTTctatggatgaaattgaatttgaagAGGGCATGCAAGCAGCCAAGTTGGACAGCAAGGTATCACAATTAGAAGCTTTACAGGCACAGACAGATCCTATTCCTTCTACAAGAATGCATGGCATGAAATCAAAGATAGATG GCAGATCAAATTATCCATATATGGAAGCTGAGCCTGGTGAACTGACTGTTGAAGATGTGGAAAGATTGCTGAGTCTGTACAAAGATGTGGTTACAAAGTACTCTAGCCTCTGCAGAGCTGTTAGGCGTCCCTCTGCAACCAGAACAGGACCATCCCTTCCTATTCCTAAAGGGAGAGATGACATTTTATTGCAACTTGAGGGACAAGCACAAATGATCCGAGAGGAGAAGGCAGAG GTCAGTGATACACCGAAAGGATGCTGA